Proteins from a genomic interval of Apteryx mantelli isolate bAptMan1 chromosome 5, bAptMan1.hap1, whole genome shotgun sequence:
- the SPP1 gene encoding osteopontin: protein MKVAVLCLCLISITVAWPVSKSKRHAISASSEEKYDSRGHRSHRQHHHHVNSQSHESLLRPRDDLASPQQTLYSSEERADVLVHPRFPGLLSKSREDPDDDVDDDDSNDTDESDEVVTDFPTDAPVTAPFPPYPFTRGDNSGRGDSVAYRIKAKATVVKSSKLHKAARKLIVHDATEEDESALVTDSHQAGLSQEDLGARHLAGKYADSGEWGHKSRGRDSNEVVRKLPDWSVENDSRQKFDSPEVERDSSERGARGGIPLSRESRESPAHVLTGVIVVDDNSNQTFESAEDVQDLRSIKNNEVAL, encoded by the exons ATGAAGGTGGCAGTGCTTTGTTTGTGCCTTATCAGCATCACCGTTGCATGGCCA GTGAGCAAATCCAAGCGGCACGCCATTTCTGCCAGCtctgaagaaaaatat GACTCCAGGGGCCATCGTTCACacagacagcaccaccaccaCGTGAATTCTCAGTCTCATGAGAGTCTTCTGCGTCCACGAGATGACCTGGCATCACCTCAGCAG ACTCTTTATTCTTCAGAAGAAAGAGCTGATGTCCTCGTACACCCG CGTTTTCCTGGCTTGTTAAGCAAGAGCCGTGAAGATCCAGATGACGATGTAGATGATGATGATTCCAATGACACAGATGAATCTGATGAGGTTGTCACAGATTTTCCCACCGACGCTCCTGTAACTGCACCCTTCCCTCCCTACCCTTTCACCCGGGGAGACAACTCAGGCAGAGGTGACAGCGTGGCATACAGAATTAAGGCAAAAGCCACAGTGGTGAAGTCCAGCAAGCTCCACAAAGCTGCAAGAAAG CTGATCGTACATGATGCCACCGAGGAGGATGAGAGCGCCCTGGTCACGGACAGCCACCAAGCGGGGCTCTCCCAGGAGGACCTCGGGGCACGCCACCTCGCCGGGAAGTACGCTGACAGCGGGGAATGGGGGCACAAGAGCCGCGGGCGGGACAGCAACGAGGTGGTCCGCAAGCTGCCCGACTGGAGCGTGGAAAATGACAGCCGGCAGAAATTTGACAGCCCCGAGGTCGAGAGAGACAGCAGCGAGCGGGGGGCCAGAGGCGGCATCCCCCTGAGCAGGGAAAGCAGGGAGAGCCCGGCCCACGTTTTAACTGGGGTCATTGTAGTTGACGATAACAGCAATCAAACCTTTGAGAGTGCTGAAGATGTTCAAGATCTTCGCAGCATTAAAAACAATGAAGTCGCCCTTTAA